The following are from one region of the Ptychodera flava strain L36383 chromosome 15, AS_Pfla_20210202, whole genome shotgun sequence genome:
- the LOC139152364 gene encoding ketimine reductase mu-crystallin-like, translating into MESVRQVLKMADLIPVIEKAMGDFSKGEEGGVVQPMRAVVPVKEHKGILYAMPAYSATSGALVTKLLTRFQDRDKIPVTGPRTTVCYFDHTNGDLKSIMDGEVITSMRTAAASAVATKYLAPKGPKILCILGAGRQARSHYQALHQICSFQEVKVWNRTLSRAQEFAAEYNSTVCETAQEAAKDADVIVTVTMSPTPILEHSWVKQGAHVNCVGACRPDWQEVSSELMQKSVVYVDSREAAMKESGDVLISKAEIYAEIGDLVNGTKEAFRDKTTVFTSIGMAVEDVVSAKLVYDKYVEQGE; encoded by the exons ATGGAATCTGTACGGCAAGTGCTTAAGATGGCAGACTTGATACCAGTGATAGAGAAGGCAATGGGAGACTTTTCCAAAGGTGAAGAAGGTGGAGTGGTCCAACCTATGAGAGCTGTTGTACCTGTCAAAGAACACAAAGG TATCCTATACGCAATGCCTGCTTATAGCGCCACCAGTGGAGCTTTGGTAACCAAACTTCTCACACGATTTCAAGACCGTGACAAAATACCAGTTACAGGCCCTCGAACCACAGTCTGCTACTTCGACCACACGAATGGCGATTTGAAAAGT ATAATGGACGGGGAAGTTATTACCAGTATGCGAACAGCAGCAGCATCTGCAGTAGCAACAAAG TACCTTGCTCCAAAAGGACCTAAAATACTTTGCATTCTTGGCGCTGGAAGGCAAGCCAGAAGTCACTACCAGGCACTACATCAGATTTGCAGTTTTCAAGAg GTCAAGGTATGGAACAGAACACTGTCAAGGGCACAAGAGTTTGCCGCAGAGTACAATTCAACAGTTTGTGAAACTGCTCAAGAGGCAGCCAAAGATGCAGATGTCATAGTAACCGTGACAATGTCACCTACACCCATTCTGGAACACAGCTGGGTCAAACAAGGAGCCCACGTTAATT GTGTTGGAGCATGTCGTCCAGACTGGCAAGAAGTATCGTCAGAACTGATGCAGAAGTCAGTGGTTTATGTCGACAGTAGGGAGGCTGCAATGAAAGAATCTGGTGATGTGTTGATTTCAAAAGCCGAGATCTATGCAGAAATTGGGGATTTAGTGAATGGCACAAAAGAGGCTTTCAGGGACAAGACAACCGTATTCACGTCTATAG GTATGGCAGTAGAAGATGTTGTATCAGCCAAActggtatatgataaatatgtagaACAAGGTGAATAA
- the LOC139151378 gene encoding uncharacterized protein produces MSEEKQTSSVNILALLPTWKDKFNLDLKNLSIPDGLNFFEVSIPASIGSKSSRRFCLTEYTKRCEDMIERHSIDFLLSCRDDTSVVKAALCNKYPHIPGPTLEATLLCHNKYLTRKYADPDPHPIKYAHLDLDSFTDDDLEEALKTVGSPAIIKPCVGTASFGVAKVINLQDIVQQMDLLKTFPASGLSDFLKARIRHDKYPEAFNNGVILEEYVDAAAIVGVEGLIANGQIIPWQVCDVLLWKKQSCCMKGAILPSILDEDVIETVVAKFGDIAERLISHGYNNDFLAMEIFILKNGDVKLGEVNQRMYSPLINLYNRCYTNGNPVQALFNLAQNNPIQRPIKVKYGLNALIKSYNEQPTRLSDLLELNDPNTKDLFTTLYLPDEEVPTSPGDAGIIIAEANFISSCYEDLLPAFYSLCSKVIKKPEWSPRD; encoded by the exons ATGTCGGAAGAG AAGCAGACTTCTAGCGTCAACATTCTTGCTTTGTTGCCTACATGGAAAGACAAGTTCAACTTGGACCTTAAGAATTTATCCATCCCAGATgggctgaatttttttgaagtaagCATTCCAGCTTCGATCGGTAGCAAGAGTAGCAGAAGATTTTGTTTGACAGAATACACGAAACGCTGTGAAGATATGATTGAGAGACACAGCATTGATTTTCTTCTGTCATGCAGAGACGATACATCGGTTGTCAAAGCTGCACTGTGCAACAAATATCCACACATCCCTGGTCCAACTTTGGAGGCAACGTTGCTGTGCCATAACAAATACCTCACCAGGAAATATGCAGACCCCGATCCACATCCGATCAAATACGCTCACTTGGACCTCGACAGTTTCACTGACGATGACCTCGAAGAGGCTCTGAAAACCGTTGGTAGCCCTGCCATCATAAAGCCATGTGTTGGAACAGCATCCTTCGGTGTTGCTAAGGTAATAAATCTACAAGATATTGTTCAACAAATGGACCTTTTAAAGACATTTCCAGCTTCTGGTCTGAGTGACTTTCTGAAAGCAAGGATAAGACACGACAAATACCCCGAGGCATTCAACAATGGTGTCATCTTGGAAGAGTATGTTGATGCAGCTGCAATTGTTGGTGTGGAAGGTCTCATTGCAAACGGCCAGATTATACCGTGGCAAGTATGTGATGTGCTGCTCTGGAAAAAACAATCATGCTGTATGAAAGGCGCAATTCTTCCGAGTATCTTAGACGAGGACGTAATTGAAACCGTCGTGGCGAAATTCGGAGACATCGCCGAGAGGTTGATAAGCCATGGCTACAACAATGACTTCTTGGCTATGGAGATTTTCATCCTTAAGAACGGTGATGTCAAGTTGGGCGAGGTCAATCAAAGGATGTATTCACCCTTGATAAACCTTTACAACAGGTGTTATACCAACGGTAACCCAGTCCAGGCCCTGTTTAACTTGGCTCAGAACAACCCTATCCAACGACCAATCAAGGTCAAGTATGGTCTAAACGCTCTGATCAAGTCGTACAACGAGCAACCAACAAGACTGAGTGACCTCCTGGAGTTAAATGATCCAAATACTAAAGATCTTTTTACGACACTCTACTTACCGGACGAAGAAGTGCCAACGTCTCCTGGGGATGCAGGTATCATAATAGCTGAGGCCAATTTCATATCATCATGTTATGAAG ATCTTCTACCAGCTTTCTACTCTTTGTGTAGTAAAGTAATAAAGAAGCCGGAATGGAGTCCACGTGATTAG